The following are encoded together in the Zingiber officinale cultivar Zhangliang chromosome 8A, Zo_v1.1, whole genome shotgun sequence genome:
- the LOC122010148 gene encoding pentatricopeptide repeat-containing protein At4g38150-like: MAIAAAAAIPRSLLSLSSSSHWRFLFSASSSLLRLRRSKFTSAFFVPSLAGRCCETALPVVSVFLPSPRLPSVSTDARCFCSSSRSSNTNSTASFGWSDDEDENKASTKIKEVDKSKLPPPYDPFSKKPAVEEPRDPSDLQEIFHKMRTEGLTNYAIKMFDGLSKDGLAHEALQLFAIIKDKGTMPDVVAHTAVLEAYANAGGHSKEAIRTYDRMLASGVCPNAYTFAVLVKGLAKDGRLPEARKYLLEMMGKGMRPNAGTYLELFEAYLREQKGDEARALVEEMRGKGFVPEEKAVRETIGKRSQVYRAVMDLFFGK; this comes from the coding sequence ATGGcgatcgccgccgccgccgctatcCCTCGATCTCTCCTCTCCCTTTCCTCTTCCTCCCACTGGCGATTTCTCTTCTCCGCCAGTTCCAGTCTCCTGCGCCTCCGCCGCTCCAAATTCACCTCTGCCTTCTTCGTTCCCTCTTTAGCCGGCCGCTGCTGTGAGACTGCGCTCCCCGTTGTCTCAGTCTTCCTCCCCTCGCCGAGGCTTCCTTCAGTTTCCACCGACGCTCGTTGTTTTTGCTCTTCCTCCCGCTCCAGCAACACCAATTCCACCGCTTCCTTCGGCTGGTCCGACGATGAGGACGAGAACAAGGCGAGCACGAAGATAAAGGAGGTCGACAAGAGCAAGCTTCCCCCTCCCTACGACCCCTTTAGCAAGAAGCCAGCGGTGGAGGAGCCCCGGGACCCCTCCGACCTGCAGGAGATCTTCCACAAGATGCGCACCGAGGGCCTCACCAACTACGCCATCAAGATGTTCGACGGTTTGTCCAAGGACGGCCTCGCCCACGAGGCCCTGCAGCTGTTCGCCATCATCAAGGACAAGGGAACCATGCCTGACGTCGTCGCACACACCGCCGTCCTCGAGGCCTACGCCAACGCCGGCGGCCACTCCAAGGAAGCCATCCGCACATACGATCGCATGCTCGCGTCCGGCGTGTGCCCCAACGCCTACACGTTCGCCGTCCTCGTCAAGGGCCTCGCGAAGGACGGGCGATTGCCGGAGGCGCGCAAGTACTTGCTGGAGATGATGGGGAAGGGCATGCGCCCCAACGCCGGCACCTACCTCGAGCTGTTTGAGGCCTACCTGCGGGAGCAGAAGGGCGACGAGGCCAGGGCTCTAGTGGAAGAGATGAGAGGCAAGGGATTCGTGCCCGAGGAGAAGGCAGTGAGGGAGACGATCGGGAAGCGCAGTCAGGTCTACAGAGCCGTCATGGATCTTTTCTTTGGCAAGTGA